A window of the Fusarium fujikuroi IMI 58289 draft genome, chromosome FFUJ_chr09 genome harbors these coding sequences:
- a CDS encoding probable translation machinery-associated protein 20: MFKKEIQGSPKQKLKSSVQRSLRQGLLDTYPLLNPYIDEILPKKASLSSMKLTDRNTLYVLDSTPLFYQQDLTGILVPHLRLVHRFPQAFPSIRIDRGAIRFVLSGATLMAPGLTSPGGRLPADGAPEGLQEGKEMDQKMDEEGRWSRELVKGEPVVVIAEGKEEACAVGTLVAGTKEVKAKGKGPVIEDAHYLGDGLWNLSTE; encoded by the exons ATGTTCAAGAAAGA AATCCAGGGCTCACCGAAGCAAAAGCTCAAATCCTCCGTCCAGCGCTCCCTTCGCCAGGGCCTCCTTGACACATACCCTCTCCTCAACCCCTACATCGACGAGATTCTGCCCAAGAAGGCCTCCCTTTCGAGCATGAAGCTGACCGACCGTAACACCCTCTACGTTCTCGACTCGACACCTCTCTTCTACCAACAGGATCTCACTGGCATCCTTGTTCCTCATCTCCGTCTCGTACACCGCTTCCCTCAAGCGTTTCCCAGCATTCGTATAGACCGTGGTGCCATTCGCTTCGTCCTCTCGGGCGCTACCCTCATGGCCCCTGGCTTGACTTCCCCAGGTGGCAGACTGCCTGCTGATGGTGCACCCGAGGGTCTACAAGAGGGCAAGGAGATGGATCAGAAGATGGACGAGGAGGGACGATGGAGCAGagagcttgtcaagggcgAGCCTGTGGTTGTCATAGCTGAGGGCAAGGAGGAGGCCTGCGCGGTGGGAACACTCGTCGCGGGTACCAAGGAGGTCAAGGCAAAGGGTAAGGGACCCGTGATTGAGGACGCGCATTATTTGGGCGATGGACTGTGGAACTTGAGCACTGAGTAA
- a CDS encoding related to chicken h-caldesmon, Uso1p and YKL201c: protein MPANNQRPAAQTPVSPRNTAKYTNKDGSKFITVPKGATSESSLPSTPTTAKASAPPLEASNPDNDPAPTVNRKKQKRRQKAALKAAQQAANGHTNNVASGGARTGYTPGRGPADHEEVESDDEHEYILASELTGPTTNGHPPSDSKSKKNKKKKKKGGNADPTSPAPETLESEPQSHSSQGPGMSRDKIWSTSNQEERERIKAFWLGLGEDERKSLVKVEKDAVLKKMKEQQKHTCSCTVCGRKRNAIEEELEGLYDAYYLELEQFANQGEGPPMLPSARDFALRPPRGLPSSYANRPPSRGRIVEHVGDDEDEDELEEVYSEDEVEDDDYSDDEPPEEYQNSHERDVADFLTFGNSLQVKGTQLLDSLLRRYGNMDLGGILTVADDLLKNDGKRFIEMMEQLAERRMAREEDAREHFSRGYGHPNGSYSNPHNHPPPEEDEYDEEEDEDDDFDDSQDEEYEEEEVYSNPSVIPSQSHTECCCQDQMTEEQRMEEGRRMFQIFAARMFEQRVLSAYKEKVAKERQQRLLEELEAEDRESELRKAKKAKDAQKKKDRAAQKKQALAEEKARKEAEKAAADAARLEAEKQRVAEQKARAEEKRKLKEAQKKADEEARLRKEAERQRRAQERSEQDRKAREAKEKEKKLREEQRQKEKEEKEREAQERKDKQERDKRDKEARAAKAQKDAQAAREAKEKLKEEKAAAQKAASQPSQPIQIPKRGSQHPVPIPAALPQQPSNPASYASPKIPVATPVMSKAPTPIRPRTLSQQDSGAQSATASSTSQDPSPHSMTPIMSPGLIGQRHGSASTQHSHSVSPTNGQPRLPGQSPFQIPPMGMHPPPGLHHHPAPPGFPNRMSQDGFSAFRHGPGAMMPPPGMNGPAGRGFPLPIPPGFSQPGVDQFDMNGFPIPTDLPPSTHHRQSSFQFDAPPTPAQPIGRPAPIGRPGSINLGRSSDDKEDETAHLGSRALLEDDEPLEVEGIMGVRNQPPGPRPDYTTSPFLASAFPLAPNPWGPPGVGGHPLPPPGLNNPVWGAPSAPPGFGMSPVPAINSLRTASHPSFPQLRAMLCQACQELAGSGDQEGYIDLSILKSRIEALSGDSISEAILINLCDTEGNPNNGGGTLVIRQNGGSFSHAVRWEPDLNDGFYRVVGAPGEIGSPVAGQATLRGGI, encoded by the coding sequence ATGCCGGCCAACAACCAACGACCGGCCGCCCAAACTCCGGTATCACCACGAAATACGGCAAAATACACCAACAAGGATGGCTCCAAGTTTATCACCGTACCTAAGGGCGCTACCTCTGAGTCTTCCTTGCCTTCGACCCCCACAACTGCTAAAGCCAGTGCCCCCCCACTAGAGGCTTCCAATCCCGACAATGACCCTGCTCCAACAGTCAACcgcaagaagcagaagcgtaGACAGAAGGCTGCTTTAAAAGCCGCACAGCAAGCTGCGAACGGACATACCAACAATGTCGCGAGTGGTGGTGCACGCACAGGGTATACCCCAGGCCGTGGTCCCGCTGATCACGAAGAGGTCGAAAGCGACGACGAGCATGAGTATATCCTGGCGAGCGAATTAACAGGCCCAACTACAAACGGGCACCCCCCTTCGGATTCAAAatcgaagaagaacaagaagaaaaagaagaagggagggAATGCCGATCCTACATCACCTGCACCCGAAACTCTTGAATCTGAGCCCCAATCGCACTCGTCGCAGGGCCCTGGGATGTCACGCGATAAGATATGGAGCACTAGCAATCAAGAGGAGCGCGAACGCATAAAAGCGTTCTGGCTTGGATTGGGTGAAGATGAGCGGAAATCCTTGGTCAAAgtcgagaaggatgctgttctgaagaagatgaaggagcaACAGAAGCATACATGCAGCTGCACTGTGTGCGGACGGAAGCGAAATGCCATTGAGGAAGAATTGGAAGGGCTCTACGATGCCTACTATCTGGAACTCGAACAATTTGCAAACCAAGGCGAGGGACCACCAATGCTACCATCGGCTCGAGATTTCGCTCTAAGACCGCCCCGGGGTCTGCCATCAAGTTATGCCAACCGCCCGCCATCGCGCGGTCGAATAGTCGAACATGTGggagacgacgaagacgaggacgagctggaggaggtttACAGCGAAGACGAAGTGGAGGACGATGACTACAGCGACGACGAACCTCCCGAAGAATATCAAAACTCACATGAACGGGACGTCGCCGATTTCTTGACGTTTGGCAATAGCCTCCAAGTCAAGGGTACGCAGCTTCTTGATTCACTTCTCCGCAGATATGGTAACATGGACTTAGGTGGTATTCTCACCGTGGCGGATGACCTCCTGAAAAACGACGGCAAGCGGTTTATCGAAATGATGGAACAGCTTGCCGAACGTAGGATGGCAAGGGAAGAAGACGCCCGCGAACACTTCTCAAGGGGCTACGGTCACCCTAATGGCTCATACTCCAATCCACAtaatcatcctcctcctgaagaagacgagtacgacgaagaagaggacgaggatgatgactttgatgataGTCAGGACGAGGAgtatgaggaggaagaggtatACTCAAACCCCTCTGTGATACCATCCCAGTCCCATACTGAGTGTTGCTGCCAGGACCAAATGACGGAGGAGCAACGAATGGAGGAAGGCCGACGCATGTTCCAGATATTCGCCGCCCGTATGTTTGAACAAAGGGTTCTCTCGGCGTATAAGGAAAAAGTCGCCAAGGAGCGCCAGCAGAGGCTGCTAGAAGAACTTGAGGCCGAAGATCGAGAATCCGAATTGAGGAAAGCTAAGAAGGCCAAAGAcgcacagaagaagaaggacaggGCTgcacagaagaagcaagcacTGGCCGAGGAGAAAGCACGTAAAGAGGCggagaaggctgctgcagACGCTGCTCGGCTagaagctgagaagcaaCGGGTTGCTGAACAAAAAGCCAGGGCCGAAGAGAAACGAAAGCTAAAGGAGGcgcagaagaaggctgacgAAGAAGCTCGCCTACGCAAGGAGGCAGAGAGGCAACGCCGAGCTCAGGAGCGATCCGAACAAGACCGCAAGGCCCGCGAAgccaaggaaaaggagaagaagcttagGGAAGAACAGCgacagaaagaaaaggaggagaaagagcgCGAGGCGCAGGAGCGGAAGGACAAGCAAGAGCGCGACAAGCGGGACAAAGAAGCTCGTGCTGCAAAAGCTCAGAAAGATGCCCAAGCAGCCCGAGAAGCTaaggagaagttgaaggaggagaaggcagCCGCCCAGAAAGCGGCAAGTCAACCATCACAACCAATCCAAATCCCGAAGCGTGGTTCCCAGCATCCGGTACCTATCCCGGCAGCTCTTCCACAACAACCGTCGAATCCTGCAAGCTACGCCTCGCCAAAGATTCCAGTCGCCACTCCTGTAATGTCCAAAGCACCGACTCCTATAAGACCTCGGACCCTCTCGCAGCAAGACAGTGGAGCGCAATCCGCTACAGCTTCGTCTACAAGCCAAGACCCTTCACCTCATTCCATGACACCCATCATGAGCCCCGGTCTAATTGGCCAGCGCCACGGAAGCGCAAGTACCCAGCATTCTCACTCGGTATCTCCAACAAATGGACAACCGAGACTTCCAGGACAATCTCCTTTCCAGATACCTCCTATGGGAATGCATCCGCCCCCAGGATTGCACCACCACCCGGCACCACCAGGTTTCCCCAATCGCATGTCACAGGATGGCTTTTCGGCGTTTAGACATGGCCCTGGTGCAATGATGCCTCCTCCTGGGATGAATGGGCCAGCTGGACGGGGATTTCCCTTACCGATACCACCAGGGTTCTCACAGCCAGGAGTCGATCAATTTGACATGAATGGATTCCCGATACCAACGGACTTACCCCCATCAAcgcatcatcgccaaagttCATTTCAATTTGACGCGCCACCAACCCCAGCACAACCCATTGGTCGACCTGCTCCCATTGGGCGTCCTGGAAGCATAAATCTTGGTCGCTCATCTGacgacaaagaagatgaaactGCACATCTTGGTAGTCGGGCTCTGTTGGAAGATGACGAGCCGCTCGAAGTCGAAGGAATTATGGGGGTGCGAAACCAACCACCTGGACCTAGGCCTGATTATACCACGAGtcccttcttggcttcagcgTTTCCGCTGGCCCCCAACCCGTGGGGCCCTCCTGGTGTCGGTGGACATCCTTTGCCTCCCCCAGGGCTCAACAATCCTGTCTGGGGCGCACCAAGTGCACCTCCTGGCTTTGGCATGTCTCCTGTTCCTGCAATCAACTCTCTTCGAACCGCGTCACACCCTAGCTTCCCCCAACTTCGCGCAATGCTCTGCCAGGCATGCCAGGAACTCGCTGGCTCGGGTGACCAAGAAGGTTACATTGACCTCTCAATTCTGAAGTCAAGAATTGAGGCACTGTCAGGCGACAGTATCTCAGaagccattctcatcaacctttGTGACACCGAAGGAAACCCCAACAACGGAGGCGGTACGCTAGTTATCCGACAGAACGGTGGAAGTTTTAGCCACGCCGTCCGATGGGAACCCGATCTAAATGATGGATTTTATCGAGTAGTCGGCGCTCCAGGTGAGATTGGTAGCCCGGTGGCTGGTCAAGCAACTCTGCGAGGGGGAATATAG
- a CDS encoding probable GTP-binding protein rho2, whose product MSANPSNVIRRKLVIIGDGACGKTSLLSVFTLGYFPTHYIPTVFENYVTDCRVDGKSVQLALWDTAGQEDYERLRPLAYSKAHVILIGFSVDTPDSLDNVKHKWIEEATRLCIGVPIILVGLKKDLREDPVAIEEMRKKSMRFVSEHDGESIAREIGAKRYLECSSLSGEGVDDVFEAATRAALLTFEKGEGGGCCVVL is encoded by the exons ATGAGCGCAAATCCTAGCAACGTTATCCGCAG GAAGTTGGTCATTATCGGTGATGGTGCCTGCGGCAAGACCAGTTTGCTGAGCGTATTTACGCTAGGTTACTTTCCTACA CATTAT ATCCCCACAGTCTTTGAGAACTATGTGACAGATTGTCGAGTAGACGGCAAGTCCGTCCAGCTTGCTCTATGGGATACCGCTGGCCAAGAAGACTACGAACGATTACGACCGCTCGCCTACTCAAAAGCCCATGTCATCTTGATAGGATTTTCCGTCGACACACCAGACTCCCTTGACAATGTTAAGCATAAG TGGATTGAGGAAGCCACCCGCCTGTGCATCGGCGTTCCCATTATTCTCGTTGGTCTTAAGAAAGATCTTCGAGAGGACCCCGTCGCGATCGAGGAAATGCGCAAGAAGTCGATGCGTTTTGTGTCTGAACATGACGGAGAGTCAATCGCTCGGGAAATTGGCGCAAAGCGATATCTTGAATGCTCCAGCTTGAGCGGCGAAGGCGTCGACGACGTATTTGAGGCTGCCACCCGTGCTGCTCTGCTGACCTTTGAGAAGGGCGAGGGCGGCGGTTGCTGCGTTGTGCTGTAA